Proteins from a single region of Acidobacteriota bacterium:
- a CDS encoding phosphotriesterase has protein sequence MRDRREFLSLMVAMAAVPTVVGAQEGTVSTVTGDVPVRDLGMVLMHEHVMVDFIGADKVSRSRYDADAVVRAALPHLQRAKELGCRTLVECTPAFLGRNVALLRRLSEESGLRIISNTGYYGAAGDKHLPAHAFKDSAQQIAQRWIDERRRGIDGTDVLPGFMKIGVDAGPLSEVDRKLVEAAGLTHKATGLPIASHTPGAEAAHQSLDVLASQGVPLDAFIWVHAQDEGDDEQVRRAAERGAWVELDGIAPDSVDRHVQRVKMMADAGHLGRVLVSQDAGWYHVGEEGGGTFRPYDTLFTEFVPALRAALGDAAVSQVLVTNPAHALARRG, from the coding sequence ATGCGAGATCGACGTGAATTCCTGAGCTTGATGGTGGCCATGGCTGCCGTCCCGACAGTGGTGGGAGCGCAGGAGGGGACTGTCTCCACGGTGACAGGCGACGTGCCGGTGCGCGACCTTGGCATGGTGCTCATGCACGAGCACGTCATGGTCGACTTCATCGGCGCCGACAAGGTGAGCCGGAGCCGCTACGACGCCGACGCCGTCGTGCGTGCCGCGCTGCCGCACCTGCAGCGGGCGAAGGAACTGGGCTGCCGCACGCTGGTGGAGTGCACGCCGGCGTTCCTCGGCCGCAACGTGGCGCTGTTACGGCGGCTGTCGGAGGAGTCGGGACTGCGCATCATCTCGAACACGGGTTACTACGGCGCGGCTGGCGACAAGCACCTGCCAGCGCACGCGTTCAAGGACTCGGCGCAGCAGATTGCGCAGCGCTGGATAGACGAGCGGCGGCGCGGCATCGACGGCACCGACGTGCTCCCGGGGTTCATGAAGATCGGCGTCGACGCGGGGCCGCTGTCCGAGGTGGACCGCAAGCTGGTCGAGGCGGCTGGCCTGACGCACAAGGCGACGGGGTTGCCGATCGCCTCGCATACGCCTGGCGCCGAGGCCGCGCACCAGTCGCTCGACGTCCTGGCGTCGCAGGGCGTGCCGCTCGACGCGTTCATCTGGGTGCACGCGCAGGACGAGGGCGATGACGAACAGGTGCGTCGCGCGGCCGAGCGTGGGGCGTGGGTGGAATTGGACGGTATCGCGCCGGACTCCGTGGATCGCCACGTGCAGCGCGTGAAGATGATGGCCGACGCCGGACATCTCGGCCGGGTCCTCGTGTCGCAGGACGCCGGCTGGTACCACGTTGGCGAAGAGGGCGGCGGGACATTCCGCCCGTACGACACGCTCTTCACCGAGTTCGTGCCGGCGCTGCGCGCGGCACTCGGCGACGCGGCTGTCTCGCAGGTCCTCGTCACCAACCCCGCCCACGCCCTCGCGCGCAGGGGATAG
- a CDS encoding alpha/beta fold hydrolase, which produces MTDFTIPGPAGALRATVYEAADARHTLILAHGAGAGQGHPWMRARAGDLATRGTRVITFDFPYMFSGRKVPDRTPVLLDAWRAVVAGVAARFPAELLAIGGKSMGGRMATMVLAEGDAPRAVRGCVALGYPLHPPGKPDQLRVAHLSAVRVPLLVVQGTRDPFGGPDEIRQAFAAAGARPEVVEVPHGGHGFEVRVRDAKQADVYARVADTLSRWLDTLPATPD; this is translated from the coding sequence GTGACTGATTTCACGATTCCCGGGCCGGCGGGAGCGCTGCGGGCGACGGTGTACGAGGCGGCCGACGCACGGCACACGCTGATCCTCGCGCACGGGGCGGGCGCCGGACAGGGACATCCCTGGATGCGCGCGCGGGCCGGCGACCTCGCCACCCGCGGGACGCGCGTCATCACGTTCGACTTTCCTTACATGTTTTCGGGGCGCAAGGTGCCCGACCGGACGCCTGTCCTGCTCGACGCCTGGCGCGCAGTGGTGGCCGGCGTGGCAGCGCGCTTCCCCGCCGAACTGCTCGCCATCGGCGGCAAGTCCATGGGCGGCCGGATGGCCACGATGGTGCTGGCCGAAGGCGATGCGCCGCGCGCGGTGCGCGGGTGCGTCGCGCTGGGCTACCCGCTCCACCCGCCGGGCAAGCCGGACCAGCTTCGCGTGGCGCACCTCTCGGCGGTCCGCGTGCCGCTGCTCGTCGTGCAGGGAACGCGCGACCCCTTCGGCGGGCCAGACGAGATCAGGCAGGCCTTCGCCGCCGCCGGCGCACGGCCCGAGGTGGTCGAGGTGCCGCACGGCGGGCACGGCTTCGAGGTCCGCGTCCGCGACGCGAAGCAGGCAGACGTGTACGCGCGCGTGGCCGACACGCTGTCGCGATGGCTTGATACACTGCCTGCCACTCCCGACT